AATTATGCAACTTTCAGTAAAAACGGTAAAATCTACAGGGTTGACCTTACCAAAGGTAAAAAAGGTTCAGGAAGAGGGAGTATAAGACCGTCATCCAAGTCTGCTGTTTCCAAACCCCGAAGCAGTGACAGTAGTATAGCAGTAGCAGAGGGTGAGATTATTGATGCAGGTGATCACAAGATCATTGATAAATCATTACTGGAGCATTATGCAAAGAATATGGATGATATCTATAAAAATATAGGTATAGCTGAAATCAAAGATGGAGATACTCTCAAAGGCTTTAAGGTCACTTTTGTGAAACGAGGAAGTCCTTTTGCCAAATTGGGTATACAGCGTGGTGATATTATCAAGTCCATCAATGGACAAGAGATAAACAGCTATAATGCCGCATTCGATGCCTATAAGAACATTGGGAATGTTGAGAATTTTACATTGGTTATTCAACGAGGAAAAGAAGAAATGGAGTTGGAATATGAAATTAACTAAAATATTTTTGGGCGTACTGCTTATCTTTACGATCGCACTGCATGCGGCTGACGAAGAGACGGTCGATGTGAACTTCCGCGATCTCTCTGTCAAGGATTTTATCGAAATGGTCTCGAAGATCACCAATAAAAATATTCTTATAGATACAGATCTGAAAGGAAAGATCAACTTCGTCTCTACGAAACCGATTAAAAAATCCTCGTTGATACCTTTGGCGAACTCGATTCTGGGAAGCAAAGGATTGACACTTATAGACCAGGGTGAATTCTACAAGGTTGTCAAAGGTTCAACAGCAGCAGGAGAGGGACTAGATGTCAGCAGCTCCATCGAAGGGGAGACCATGAAAACGGTCATGTTTCCGCTGAAGAATACCAATGCTGCAGTTGTCCGTGCCAAGATCAAACCTCTGTTGAATAAAAATGACAAAGTGATCTCTTTCAAGGAGAACAATGTTCTTGCGATTACTGCAACACCTAGAACACTACATTCCATCTCAAAAGTCATTAAGGCGGTTGAAAAAAGAGGGATTAAACGTTCTGTGGTTATCAAACTGAAAAATGCCAGCGTTAAAGAGGTTTTCCCCAATGCACAGAATATGGCGAAGAAGATCTTTCCCCAGACCATCGAGAGCGAGAAGGTGGACATTTTCAAAGATGAAGCGACAAACTCTCTCATACTTGTAGGGAAAGAAGATAATAACCGTCGTATGATCAAGTATATTAAACAACTTGATCAGAAAGGGGATGACCAAACACAGAAGATGTATGTGTTACGTCTGAAGAACTCCAACGTTGAAGAGATGGAGAAGATTATGAGCAAGCTGATCTCACAGATGAATAATATGGCGACGAAGAAACCAAAAAAAGGGAGCAAGCCTCCAAGTAAGGCGATGGTGGTCTCCGACATCGAACGAAATGCGCTCATCGTCCTTGCCACAGGTGAGCAGATGCGAAACATCCGTGAAACGGTACGAAAGATAGATATTCCCAAAGTACAGGTCTATGTGAAAGCGAAGATCGTCGAGATTGATAAGAACATGGCAGAGCAGGTAGGTATGAAGTATGGGATGAATGGAGGAACGATCACCTCTTCCGGGCTATTCACTCTTGCCGGCAATATGGGTGCCAGTGCACTGCAGATGTCTCCAGCCCTATTAGGGTTTTTGAATACGAACAATACAAAAACCTATACGGATGCAAACGGTAATATTATTCAGGAGAACAATCCGGCATTCAAGTTCGACTCGACCGATAAAGCCTTTGCTCTGGGTGCTGCACTTGACCTTTTGGAAAAGAACGGTGCTGCCCATCTTCTGAGTGAACCTTCCGTACTCTGTACAAACAACAAGGAAGCGGAGATCTATGTGGGACAGACCATGTCCATATTGACACAGGCGCAGCAATCCACTACGGCTGTCTCCAATGTTATCAACAACTATACCAGAGAAGACATCGGATTGACCCTCAAGGTGAAACCGAGACTCTCGAGTAACAATCAGGTTACCCTTGAAGTGGAAACGGTCCTGGAAGATCTTGACCCCTCCTCCGAGCAGGTGGCAGACAGACCGACCACGACCAAGCGGACAGTAAAAACCAGTGCCATCGTACGTAACGGAGAGATGATTATTCTGGGTGGTCTTATCAAGAAAGCGGGCGGGAAAGGAATAAGCAAGGTACCTTTTCTTGGTGATATCCCTGTTCTTGGAGAACTGCTCTTTACACATACTTCCGACGTTGAAAGAGAACAGAATGTGGTTATTTATCTGACACCGTATATTGTCAGAAAAAGCGGCGACCTGCAGAGACTGAAGGAGATGCTGGCAGAGCTGGAAGAGGTACAGATACGATATAACAGGCTGGTGGAATCTGCACTTGAAAAAAACAGGGCTAAAAAACACAAGAAGAAAACCTATACTGTTGAGCCTAGCTATACTCTGGAATCTACTTCAGACTATACCGATAATGGGCATGTCAGCAACCTTGATCTGCTGAAAGCGGAGGAGCAGTTCTGATGCAATTCCCCCAGCTACAGGATGTCAATCTCGAACCGTTATGGGAGGAGTCGATCAACCACAAGATTGCACTCAAGCACTCTCTGCTTTTCAGTACTGTAGATGGCGTTGACAGTTGTATCGTAGAGAAGGAAACATTGGCAGATGCATTGAATTATCTGGCGAGACTCTCTGTTGATTATCCGGTTGTTATGGTTGACATTGAAAGTTTTGTCCGCCTAAGGAATAAATTTCTCGAGATACAGACAGGGTCTGATTTCGAAGATATGTCCACGACTTCCGAAGAACTCATTGAGGCGGAGTCGGACCTTCTGGACTTCATACGGAATTCCCAGGA
Above is a genomic segment from Sulfurovum riftiae containing:
- a CDS encoding PDZ domain-containing protein is translated as MKHLFNPRTLKWVVTLLVIVLVVKLIWLALEMTVLPSAGMNQAEELGEKSLYYRVNLSPNKPPAPKKVEKHAPMGSIKDIELLAVYNAEDTTVVTVMYKRKTKVLGRGEEINGFTLEGAGSNYATFSKNGKIYRVDLTKGKKGSGRGSIRPSSKSAVSKPRSSDSSIAVAEGEIIDAGDHKIIDKSLLEHYAKNMDDIYKNIGIAEIKDGDTLKGFKVTFVKRGSPFAKLGIQRGDIIKSINGQEINSYNAAFDAYKNIGNVENFTLVIQRGKEEMELEYEIN
- the gspD gene encoding type II secretion system secretin GspD, coding for MKLTKIFLGVLLIFTIALHAADEETVDVNFRDLSVKDFIEMVSKITNKNILIDTDLKGKINFVSTKPIKKSSLIPLANSILGSKGLTLIDQGEFYKVVKGSTAAGEGLDVSSSIEGETMKTVMFPLKNTNAAVVRAKIKPLLNKNDKVISFKENNVLAITATPRTLHSISKVIKAVEKRGIKRSVVIKLKNASVKEVFPNAQNMAKKIFPQTIESEKVDIFKDEATNSLILVGKEDNNRRMIKYIKQLDQKGDDQTQKMYVLRLKNSNVEEMEKIMSKLISQMNNMATKKPKKGSKPPSKAMVVSDIERNALIVLATGEQMRNIRETVRKIDIPKVQVYVKAKIVEIDKNMAEQVGMKYGMNGGTITSSGLFTLAGNMGASALQMSPALLGFLNTNNTKTYTDANGNIIQENNPAFKFDSTDKAFALGAALDLLEKNGAAHLLSEPSVLCTNNKEAEIYVGQTMSILTQAQQSTTAVSNVINNYTREDIGLTLKVKPRLSSNNQVTLEVETVLEDLDPSSEQVADRPTTTKRTVKTSAIVRNGEMIILGGLIKKAGGKGISKVPFLGDIPVLGELLFTHTSDVEREQNVVIYLTPYIVRKSGDLQRLKEMLAELEEVQIRYNRLVESALEKNRAKKHKKKTYTVEPSYTLESTSDYTDNGHVSNLDLLKAEEQF